One Hordeum vulgare subsp. vulgare chromosome 4H, MorexV3_pseudomolecules_assembly, whole genome shotgun sequence DNA window includes the following coding sequences:
- the LOC123446279 gene encoding zinc finger protein ZAT11-like — MDVASADTRAPITFIELLRKLSSPAASSRVIGKNKWVQLQAGGGAYECRTCGRRFATFQALGGHRTSHKRPRVRAHGLDLLLGARPGKATAPVQLHRCGTCGQAFPTRQALGGHMRGHSQAVPAATWTETATWSSTSCLSGQDDDADWPTLIQFI; from the coding sequence ATGGACGTGGCCAGTGCTGATACACGGGCGCCGATCACGTTCATAGAACTGCTGCGGAAGCTATCTTCGCCGGCAGCGTCTAGCAGGGTGATCGGTAAGAATAAGTGGGTACAGCtgcaggccggcggcggcgcctACGAGTGCCGGACGTGCGGCCGCCGGTTCGCCACGTTCCAGGCGCTGGGCGGCCACCGGACCAGCCACAAGCGGCCGCGGGTGCGCGCGCACGGCCTCGATCTCCTGCTCGGCGCCCGCCCAGGCAAGGCGACGGCCCCGGTGCAGTTGCACCGGTGCGGCACGTGCGGCCAGGCGTTCCCCACGCGGCAGGCGCTCGGCGGGCACATGCGCGGCCACAGCCAGGCCGTGCCCGCCGCCACGTGGACCGAGACGGCCACGTGGTCATCGACCTCGTGCCTATCTGGTCAGGATGACGATGCCGATTGGCCTACTTTAATCCAGTTTATATGA